A genome region from Gossypium hirsutum isolate 1008001.06 chromosome A04, Gossypium_hirsutum_v2.1, whole genome shotgun sequence includes the following:
- the LOC107960802 gene encoding eggshell protein 2A-like, which yields MEPWVIPVIIFSVFLCMMLLFAALSRCASVGSSNIGGGGADAGHHRFGEDHVNIYIGGSGDAGYSSWGGGFDAGGGGGGGGCGGGGGGFSIGGMAVDTSTIVVAISTEKDDGGYHVGGGGIASGR from the exons aTGGAACCTTGGGTGATTCCGGTTATTATATTCTCTGTATTTTTATGTATGATGCTTCTGTTTGCTGCTCTTAGTCGATGTGCTTCCGTAGGGAGTAGTAATATTGGCGGTGGCGGTGCTGATGCTGGTCATCATCGCTTTGGCGAAGATCATGTAAACATATATATTGGTGGTTCTGGTGATGCAGGGTATAGCAGTTGGGGAGGAGGTTTTGACGCTGGAGGAGGTGGCGGTGGTGGTGGCTgtggtggtggaggaggag GATTCAGTATCGGCGGAATGGCAGTAGATACTTCGACCATAGTGGTGGCAATATCAACAGAGAAGGATGATGGTGGTTATCATGTAGGTGGTGGAGGAATTGCAAGTGGTCGTTAG
- the LOC107958740 gene encoding PRA1 family protein A1 produces the protein MDWGNVTAEDLIDALREVDWSSPPRPLPEFFSRFTFPRSYAKWNSRLKCNLYYYRTNYFIMIVVILGLGFLRRPVAILAAMLTALSIAFLNDSFAGTFSEKVTRTVRQFSPHLAAKMRPPLTPVIRGRPSAKRTIHICGRPRWVFVFVFSTVSFILWYVSCGLLTVLWALAIALLATILHASFRTPNLKARLNTFREEFRAVWRNYSEL, from the exons ATGGATTGGGGAAACGTAACCGCAGAGGATCTGATCGACGCGCTTCGTGAAGTTGACTGGTCATCACCGCCACGACCTCTCCCCGAATTCTTCTCTCGTTTCACCTTCCCTCGATCATATGCCAAATGGAATAGCCGCCTTAAATGCAATCTCTacta CTACCGAACCAATTATTTCATCATGATTGTTGTCATTCTTG GTTTGGGATTCTTGAGGAGACCGGTTGCTATTTTAGCTGCGATGTTAACAGCACTTAGCATTGCTTTTCTGAATGATAG CTTTGCTGGTACTTTTAGTGAGAAGGTGACAAGAACTGTGAGGCAATTCTCTCCACATTTAGCGGCTAAGATGAGGCCTCCTCTTAC GCCTGTGATTCGTGGTCGTCCGTCAGCTAAAAGAACAATTCACATATGTGGTCGGCCTCGTTGGGTCTTTGTCTTCGTATTCTCAACTG TGAGTTTCATCCTTTGGTATGTATCCTGTGGTCTCTTGACTGTGCTCTGGGCGCTTGCCATTGCACTCCTTG CCACTATCCTCCATGCAAGTTTTAGAACACCTAACCTGAAGGCTCGTCTTAACACTTTCCGTGAGGAGTTCCGTGCAGTTTGGCGCAATTACAGTGAGCTGTAG